Proteins from a genomic interval of Poecile atricapillus isolate bPoeAtr1 chromosome 1, bPoeAtr1.hap1, whole genome shotgun sequence:
- the KIF18A gene encoding kinesin-like protein KIF18A: MTPAKEDVCSHVKVVVRVRPETQKEKQGSFSRVVRVIDQHVLVFDPKEEEVSFFNRKRVTHRDINKRQRKDLKFMFDAIFDDNSSQLEVFEHTTKTLIDGFLNGYNCTVLAYGATGAGKTHTMLGSPEDPGVMYLTMMTLYKRMDQIKEDKTCDVAVSYLEVYNEQIRDLLVKSGPLAVREDGQQGVVVHGLTLHQPKSAEEILQMLDYGNKNRTQHPTDVNASSSRSHAVFQIYLRQQDKTASINQNIRIAKMSLIDLAGSERANATSAKGARFVEGTNINRSLLALGNVINALADPKSKKHIPYRNSKLTRLLKDSLGGNCRTIMIAAISPSSLFYDDTYNTLKYANRAKDIKSSLKSNVVSLDSHISQYAKICNEQKKEILMLKEKLREYEERQASIPENHNTAELSNNQQVEIERYKEVLKNIFANREEIRKEYLKVEKKLKENTLKKYYQNQCHEQIQLICSEERVEKATCKRDLRLSALNSHYLYMQKKKDEQTNLFEENTKWLHRVENEMRLLGQDGRIPKELCQDLQYCHLNLEVHALKAQIEHMLSLVSLQDQYNKQTEKVLNTALPVLRKQYLILKEAGLTNDSSETEYAEVEQLIQRQKSVAWADQAEEKNQDQNHEVEMSAIFSFPQLVSRPNTPCRTSFGTPSQEKNKNTQVLEYTEPPQKRTRRKLLDSPLRAPSLSANNQCSLQHLEDSLAKEVYPIIYTPDSCRKPEQSFCAQTVKALHLAGLGEVSTCSTDMPVKKASIMDTTCDVIPECDEAVMNSTIILYEGTDETNELSAYSSVKESQPCSNSIVQRLDLSSLRKNSSAPVFEKPSYMAMTSAAQRKRKALSCPSNTVLGNLQDPVSAKRVRQDVLLSHAALRVPQAAGIKRKSRKQEQNMSRNFVRSFSQGNIPLDVKSRTSKNLFPCVSKKKNRI, encoded by the exons ATGACTCCTGCCAAGGAAGATGTCTGTAGTCATGTGAAAGTGGTAGTCCGTGTCCGTCCAGAGacccaaaaggaaaaacaaggcagcTTTAGCAGGGTTGTCCGTGTTATTGACCAGCATGTGTTGGTCTTTGATCCAAAGGAGGAAGAAGTTAGCTTTTTTAACAGGAAGAGGGTGACCCACAGGGATATTaacaaaagacaaaggaaagaTCTTAAATTTATGTTTGATGCCATTTTTGATGACAATTCATCCCAGCTGGAAGTTTTTGAGCATACTACCAAAACTCTAATCGATGGCTTCCTAAATGGATATAACTGTACAG TGCTTGCATATGGTGCAACAGGAGCTGGAAAGACTCACACAATGTTGGGTTCTCCTGAAGATCCTGGAGTCATGTATTTAACTATGATGACACTCTATAAACGCATGGATCaaataaaagaagataaaacatGTGATGTTGCTGTCTCTTATTTAGAG GTTTACAATGAACAGATACGTGATCTGCTGGTCAAATCTGGACCTCTGGCTGTTCGTGAAGATGGCCAGCAAGGGGTGGTGGTTCACGGTCTGACATTGCATCAG CCTAAATCAGCAGAGGAAATCCTTCAGATGTTGGattatggaaataaaaatagaactCAGCATCCCACAGATGTGAATGCTTCCTCTTCCAGATCCCATGCTGTCTTTCAG atTTACCTACGGCAGCAAGATAAAACAGCTAGTATAAATCAAAATATTCGTATTGCCAAAATGTCTCTCATTGACCTGGCAGGATCTGAACGTGCCAATGCAACAAGTGCCAAGGGGGCTCGTTTTGTAGAAGGAACAAATATTAACCGGTCCCTGCTTGCTCTTGGAAATGTCATTAATGCACTGGCAGATCCAAAG AGCAAGAAACACATTCCTTATCGAAACAGCAAGCTTACTCGTTTATTGAAGGATTCTCTTGGAGGAAATTGCCGAACAATAATGATAGCTGCTATTAGCCCATCTTCTTTGTTTTATGATGATACCTATAATACTCTTAAGTATGCAAACCGAGCAAAGGATATCAAGTCTTCT TTGAAGAGCAATGTTGTTAGTTTGGACAGTCACATAAGCCAGTATGCTAAAATTTGCAATGAACAAAAGAAAGAG atCCTAATGTTGAAGGAGAAACTGAGAGAATATGAAGAAAGGCAAGCAAGCATTCCTGAAAACCATAATACTGCAGAGCTTTCAAACAATCAGCAAGTAGAAATAGAAAG ATACAAAGAAGTacttaaaaatatctttgcaaACCGTGAGGAAATCAGAAAAGAATACCTCAAGGtggaaaagaaactgaaagaaaatacactAAAGAAATATTACCAGAATCAATGTCATGAACAAATTCAACTGATATGTTCTGAAGAAAGAGTAGAAAAG gccaCTTGCAAGCGGGATCTAAGGCTTTCAGCACTTAATAGCCACTATTTAtacatgcagaagaaaaaagacgAGCAGACCAATCTTTTTGAGGAAAATACCAAATGGCTGCACCGTGTTGAAAATGAAATGCGGCTTCTGGGTCAGGATGGGCGTATCCCAAAA GAACTTTGTCAAGATCTGCAGTACTGCCATTTAAACCTAGAAGTTCATGCCCTTAAAGCCCAGATTGAACACATGTTGTCTCTGGTGTCCCTTCAAGATCAGTATaataagcaaacagaaaa AGTATTAAATACTGCACTTCCAGTTCTTCGCAAGCAATACCTGATTTTGAAAGAAGCTGGGTTGACTAATGACTCAAGTGAGACTGAATATGCAGAGGTTGAGCAGCTGATTCAAAGACAAAAGTCAGTAGCTTGGGCTGACCAGGCTGAAGAAAAGAATCAAGATCAAAACCATGAAGTAGAAATGTCAGCTATCTTTTCATTCCCACAGCTTGTGAGCAGACCAAACACCCCATGCC GCACCTCTTTTGGTACACCATCacaagaaaagaataaaaatacccaAGTATTAGAATATACAGAACCACCACAGAAGAGGACTAGGAGGAAGTTACTGGACTCTCCACTCAGAGCTCCAAGTCTATCTGCCAACAACCAGTGCAGCTTGCAGCATCTGGAGGATTCTCTTGCCAAGGAAGTCTACCCTATAATCTATACCCCAGACTCTTGCAGGAAGCCAGAACAAAGCTTCTGTGCTCAGACTGTGAAGGCTTTGCACCTTGCAGGCTTGGGGGAAGTCAGTACATGTAGTACAGACATGCCAGTCAAAAAGGCCAGTATCATGGACACTACTTGTGATGTCATCCCAGAGTGTGATGAAGCTGTCATGAACTCAACAATAATTCTCTATGAAGGTACAGATGAAACAAATGAATTATCTGCTTACTCATCTGTGAAGGAGTCACAGCCATGCAGCAATAGCATTGTGCAAag ACTTGATCTTTCTTCCTTAAGAAAAAACAGTTCTGCTCCAGTATTTGAGAAGCCCTCATATATGGCAATGACTTCAGCTgctcagagaaaaagaaaggcatTAAG CTGTCCATCCAACACTGTGTTGGGCAACCTGCAAGACCCAGTTTCTGCCAAGCGAGTTCGACAGGACGTCTTGCTGAGCCACGCAGCCTTGAGAGTACCCCAGGCAGCTG GAATTAAAAGGAAGAGCAGGAAGCAAGAACAAAATATGTCAAGAAACTTTGTTAGAAGCTTTTCTCAAGGAAATATCCCACTGGATGTTAAATCAAGGACATcaaaaaatcttttcccttgtgtttccaagaagaaaaataggaTTTAG